The following proteins are co-located in the Candidatus Methanogranum gryphiswaldense genome:
- a CDS encoding CDP-2,3-bis-(O-geranylgeranyl)-sn-glycerol synthase, giving the protein MDAVTLLVIMLNGLWLFLPAMVPNSAAALFGGGTTMDFGKKWKGKRIFGSGKTWKGFFGGAIVGIILGVIMIDIAYFFDPKNFWGYGPFWSNVGIVICLAFGAVLGDLLGAFIKRRLGLKRGEKAPILDQYDFVFGAFLITAIFFPDWVYSTYIEGWHLAALLFILLIMFFLHRVANIVAYKWGVKKEPW; this is encoded by the coding sequence ATGGATGCAGTAACCCTCCTTGTGATTATGCTCAATGGTCTTTGGTTGTTCCTACCTGCAATGGTTCCCAATTCAGCGGCGGCCTTGTTTGGCGGTGGGACCACCATGGATTTTGGGAAGAAATGGAAAGGAAAAAGAATATTCGGAAGTGGAAAGACCTGGAAAGGTTTCTTCGGAGGCGCCATTGTCGGTATCATCTTAGGTGTGATAATGATCGATATAGCCTATTTCTTCGATCCAAAGAACTTCTGGGGATATGGGCCATTCTGGAGCAATGTAGGAATAGTAATCTGTTTGGCTTTTGGTGCAGTATTAGGGGATCTTCTCGGAGCATTCATAAAGAGAAGGTTAGGTCTCAAAAGGGGTGAGAAAGCTCCAATATTGGACCAGTATGATTTTGTCTTTGGTGCTTTCCTTATCACGGCCATATTCTTCCCCGATTGGGTGTATTCAACATACATAGAAGGTTGGCATCTGGCCGCTTTGTTGTTCATTTTATTGATAATGTTCTTTTTACACCGTG
- a CDS encoding polyprenyl synthetase family protein, which translates to MMDIIRSDNLELTEMCSYVLNVHGKRIRPAICLLSYLACGGKDMDNPIKVGAALEIIHNATLVHDDINDEAELRRGRKALYKEYSLSKSIVAGDFLFAVGFQLIGSSSHKIVEYVVDAAASMGAGEFNQQDFEHKGKVSESDYMRIVNGKTAKFIECSAKCGSFLSGAEFNKVEALGYFADRIGIAFQIIDDTLDIIGDQSKTGKPIGNDILEGKPTLPIIYGMQDPVHGESIRKVFEKETPTMDEVQVAIDLIKRTDSIDRCRRVARSIVDEAMNSLVIIEDSIYKDSLIALADYIVRRDR; encoded by the coding sequence ATGATGGACATCATAAGGTCCGATAATCTCGAACTTACAGAGATGTGTAGCTATGTCCTGAATGTGCATGGTAAAAGGATAAGGCCTGCGATCTGTCTTCTAAGTTATCTTGCATGCGGCGGTAAGGATATGGATAACCCCATCAAGGTGGGTGCCGCGCTTGAGATAATACACAATGCCACGCTTGTTCATGATGATATAAATGATGAGGCTGAGCTCAGAAGAGGCAGGAAAGCGCTCTACAAGGAATATTCGCTCAGCAAATCAATAGTTGCTGGTGATTTTCTTTTTGCGGTCGGCTTTCAGTTAATAGGGTCTTCTTCTCACAAGATCGTTGAATACGTCGTTGATGCAGCCGCATCTATGGGAGCCGGAGAATTCAATCAACAGGATTTTGAGCACAAAGGAAAAGTTTCAGAATCTGATTACATGAGGATCGTCAACGGTAAGACGGCCAAGTTCATCGAATGTTCTGCGAAGTGTGGATCCTTCCTTTCAGGTGCGGAATTCAACAAAGTGGAAGCACTAGGATATTTTGCGGATAGGATAGGTATAGCATTCCAGATCATAGACGATACATTAGATATCATCGGCGATCAAAGTAAAACAGGAAAACCGATCGGGAATGATATCTTGGAGGGAAAGCCTACACTTCCCATAATCTATGGAATGCAGGACCCTGTACACGGGGAATCCATTAGAAAGGTCTTTGAGAAAGAAACTCCGACCATGGATGAGGTACAGGTTGCTATCGATCTGATAAAAAGGACCGATTCTATCGATAGATGCAGACGCGTTGCAAGGTCCATCGTGGATGAGGCCATGAACTCGCTTGTAATCATTGAGGATTCGATATACAAGGATTCGCTCATTGCGTTGGCGGATTATATTGTCAGACGCGACAGGTGA
- a CDS encoding NAD(P)/FAD-dependent oxidoreductase — MTDRLKTDILVVGSGPAGSTAARYAAEKGAQVTFIERRSEVGVPVRCGELIPSNEEIKGMFPHLKDEDSLFNLPSQLRLKEIQGIKLVNPKGKSTVLDFTGYTTDRDKFDQYLAEEAQKAGADLIKNCLFKEIKEGHAVTSIGDIEYKVIIGADGPGSRVAQSLGLPRNKNPYPAVTAQAKGDFDPYVVMFFGDIAPGAYSWIIPKTGKANVGVGFSPNFANGTLGDYFNTFTTKRGFEIISPKLEGKYVPSEGAICRTVSGNGMVVGDAAGHVISVNGGGVPLALIAGRICGQVAGDNVNNGRSLSDYETEWRDILYKPLKIAANNKRLADIFAFGSERRTVLCMSILGERRMGKLIRCKHLFP, encoded by the coding sequence GTGACAGATAGGCTTAAGACAGACATCCTTGTCGTAGGTTCTGGGCCAGCAGGAAGTACAGCTGCAAGATATGCTGCTGAAAAAGGTGCCCAGGTCACGTTCATTGAGCGTCGTTCGGAGGTTGGAGTACCCGTAAGGTGTGGCGAGCTGATACCTTCCAATGAGGAAATAAAAGGCATGTTCCCCCATTTGAAAGATGAGGATTCATTGTTCAATCTTCCATCTCAGCTTCGTTTGAAGGAAATTCAGGGTATAAAACTTGTCAATCCTAAAGGTAAATCCACTGTTTTGGATTTTACAGGATATACTACAGACAGAGACAAATTTGACCAGTATCTGGCAGAAGAAGCTCAGAAGGCAGGCGCAGACCTGATCAAGAATTGTCTTTTCAAGGAGATCAAGGAAGGTCACGCAGTCACTTCTATCGGTGACATAGAGTATAAAGTGATCATAGGTGCAGATGGACCAGGGTCCCGTGTGGCGCAGAGCCTGGGACTTCCAAGGAATAAAAACCCATATCCTGCGGTAACTGCACAAGCTAAAGGGGATTTTGATCCATATGTAGTGATGTTCTTTGGAGATATTGCTCCTGGAGCATATAGTTGGATAATCCCAAAGACAGGAAAGGCAAACGTAGGCGTAGGATTCTCTCCGAATTTTGCAAATGGGACCCTTGGAGATTATTTCAATACATTTACAACAAAACGTGGATTTGAGATCATATCGCCCAAACTTGAAGGTAAATATGTACCGAGTGAAGGCGCGATATGTAGAACAGTTTCAGGTAACGGAATGGTCGTCGGGGACGCAGCAGGGCATGTGATATCGGTCAACGGAGGAGGAGTTCCTTTAGCACTTATCGCGGGCCGTATATGCGGGCAGGTCGCCGGAGATAATGTGAATAACGGCCGTTCGTTGTCAGATTACGAAACAGAATGGAGAGATATACTTTACAAACCTCTGAAGATAGCTGCCAATAATAAGAGGTTAGCAGATATATTTGCATTCGGATCTGAAAGACGTACGGTCCTGTGCATGTCGATTCTTGGGGAAAGACGGATGGGCAAGCTCATACGCTGTAAACATCTCTTCCCGTGA
- a CDS encoding nucleic acid-binding protein, which produces MLVLDSSALFTMAQLPEEESCCPPGVVDELTKYKDNRLDLWGDLLRVFDCTKESVEKVKEIAKKSGDLGKLSPVDITVLALAIDVKGTILTDDYSIQNVARLMNLPFKGVGQEGIKKIEKWNYQCIGCKKWYKEKMTECPICGSSMKACRKR; this is translated from the coding sequence ATGTTGGTATTAGACAGTTCGGCACTTTTTACTATGGCTCAATTACCTGAAGAGGAATCCTGTTGTCCACCAGGTGTCGTTGATGAACTTACCAAATACAAAGATAATAGGCTAGACCTGTGGGGAGACCTGCTCAGAGTGTTCGATTGCACAAAAGAATCAGTGGAAAAAGTAAAGGAAATTGCAAAAAAAAGCGGTGACCTTGGAAAATTATCCCCCGTTGACATAACCGTGCTGGCACTAGCCATTGATGTAAAGGGAACTATCCTTACTGATGATTATTCCATACAAAATGTAGCGCGTTTGATGAACCTTCCATTCAAAGGCGTCGGACAAGAAGGAATAAAAAAAATAGAAAAATGGAATTATCAATGTATAGGATGCAAAAAATGGTATAAAGAAAAAATGACAGAATGCCCTATTTGCGGTTCCTCTATGAAAGCTTGCAGAAAAAGATGA
- a CDS encoding NADH-quinone oxidoreductase subunit N, with protein sequence MDASIITNLFGEFSSMAPMIILILGVLLMPALYFTTKNRNVVSVAMLSFIVVSMLVNAVLLLGSYQGDYLGLFEYDAFSGLMILLFQIVILLVAIVSASSVEVTHLHYGAFASLLMAATTGMMFVATATDLIVIFVGVELASISSYVLVAMKRNDPRASEAAVKYVIIGGLSTALTVYGISMLYGVTGTTNLQEIAVSLSTQGFTWAFGIAMITMIAGYGFKIAAVPFHMWAPDVYEGAPTPVSMFLATGSKKMGIVVFFKIFLIMFVAGVSVASFATVEMQYLFAIIAAITMTVGNVVAISQTNIKRMLAYSSIAQAGYILIVMAVMSEYALTGGIFHMFTHVFMKGGAFLVVGALICAGIGEKITDYRGLAKRAPFLAFAMMLFLFSLAGIPPLAGFTSKFVLFSSAIYSDGGATSQWVWLAFIAILNSAISLYYYARVVKVMYVEKGESTEKIKVPKAFLAAILICVVAVIVLGIFPQIILGPAADAAAAFFSVV encoded by the coding sequence ATGGATGCTTCAATAATAACTAACCTCTTCGGGGAATTCAGTTCAATGGCGCCAATGATCATATTGATCTTGGGCGTCCTACTGATGCCTGCACTGTACTTCACAACGAAAAACAGGAATGTTGTAAGCGTAGCGATGCTGTCATTCATCGTCGTTTCCATGCTTGTAAACGCGGTCCTTCTCTTGGGAAGTTACCAGGGAGATTATCTGGGGCTATTCGAGTACGATGCGTTCTCAGGTTTAATGATCCTGTTGTTCCAGATAGTAATTCTATTGGTTGCCATCGTATCTGCTTCCAGTGTTGAGGTCACCCATCTGCATTATGGTGCGTTCGCATCTTTGTTGATGGCAGCTACAACCGGAATGATGTTTGTAGCAACAGCGACCGATCTTATCGTGATCTTTGTCGGTGTTGAACTGGCAAGTATCTCCTCGTATGTCCTTGTGGCCATGAAGAGGAATGATCCCAGAGCATCTGAGGCTGCTGTAAAGTACGTCATTATCGGTGGACTTTCCACAGCTTTGACTGTCTATGGTATCTCAATGCTTTACGGAGTGACAGGCACTACAAATCTTCAAGAGATTGCAGTATCACTCTCTACACAAGGATTCACATGGGCATTCGGAATCGCAATGATCACAATGATCGCTGGTTACGGATTCAAGATCGCGGCAGTGCCGTTCCATATGTGGGCGCCAGATGTATACGAGGGAGCACCAACACCCGTTTCCATGTTCCTCGCGACAGGTTCAAAGAAGATGGGAATCGTTGTATTCTTCAAGATCTTCCTTATAATGTTCGTAGCGGGAGTATCTGTTGCCTCATTCGCAACAGTTGAAATGCAGTACCTGTTCGCCATTATAGCAGCAATAACGATGACAGTGGGAAATGTCGTTGCGATTTCTCAGACCAATATCAAAAGGATGTTGGCATATTCGAGTATCGCACAGGCAGGTTACATACTGATCGTAATGGCCGTAATGAGTGAGTATGCTTTGACTGGTGGTATCTTCCACATGTTTACGCACGTTTTCATGAAAGGAGGAGCATTCCTGGTCGTTGGTGCACTCATCTGTGCGGGCATTGGTGAAAAGATAACGGATTACAGAGGTCTGGCAAAGAGGGCACCATTCCTTGCATTTGCAATGATGTTGTTCCTTTTCTCGTTGGCAGGAATTCCGCCTTTGGCAGGATTCACCTCGAAGTTCGTTCTGTTCTCATCGGCAATATATAGTGACGGCGGAGCAACTTCTCAATGGGTCTGGCTTGCATTCATTGCAATATTGAATTCTGCGATCTCACTTTACTACTATGCAAGGGTCGTCAAGGTCATGTATGTAGAGAAGGGAGAGTCGACAGAGAAGATCAAGGTGCCAAAGGCATTCCTTGCAGCGATATTGATCTGTGTCGTAGCAGTGATAGTTCTCGGTATATTCCCTCAGATCATACTGGGACCTGCGGCTGATGCTGCAGCTGCATTCTTCTCGGTCGTTTGA